The following coding sequences are from one Streptococcus mitis window:
- a CDS encoding ISL3 family transposase, whose product MEQLHFITKLLDIKDPNVQIMDVVNRDTHKEIIAKLDYEAPSCPECGSQMKKYDFQKPSKIPYLETTGMATRILLRKRRFKCYQCSKMIVAETSLVKKNHQIPRIINQKIAQKLIEKISMTDIAHQLAISTSTVIRKLNDFRFKHDFSSLPEIMSWDEYAFTKGKMSFIAQDFEKLNIITVLEGRTQAVIRNHFLKYDRVVRCQVKIITMDMFSPYYDLAKQLFPCAKIVLDRFHIVQHLSRAMSRVRVQIMNQFERKSHEYKAIKRYWKLIQQDSRKLSDKRFYRPTFRMHLTNKEILDKLLSYSEDLKHHYNLYQLLLFHFQNKEPDKFFGLIEDNLKQVHPLFQTVFKTFLKYKEKIVNALQLPYSNAKLEATNNLIKLIKRNAFGFRNFENFKKRIFIALNIKKERTNFVLSRS is encoded by the coding sequence ATGGAACAATTACATTTTATCACAAAACTACTCGATATCAAAGACCCTAATGTCCAAATTATGGATGTTGTTAATAGAGATACCCACAAGGAAATCATCGCCAAACTGGATTATGAGGCCCCATCTTGTCCTGAATGTGGAAGTCAAATGAAGAAATATGATTTTCAAAAACCATCTAAGATTCCTTACCTTGAAACAACTGGTATGGCTACTAGAATTCTCCTTAGAAAGCGTCGTTTTAAGTGCTATCAGTGTTCAAAAATGATAGTCGCTGAGACTTCTCTCGTCAAGAAAAATCACCAAATTCCTCGTATCATCAACCAAAAAATTGCGCAAAAGTTGATTGAGAAGATTTCTATGACCGATATTGCTCATCAGCTGGCCATTTCAACTTCAACTGTCATTCGCAAGCTCAATGACTTCCGTTTTAAGCATGATTTTTCTAGCCTTCCTGAGATTATGTCTTGGGACGAGTATGCCTTCACTAAGGGAAAAATGAGTTTCATTGCTCAGGACTTTGAAAAACTCAATATCATAACTGTTCTTGAGGGTAGAACACAGGCTGTCATCCGAAATCACTTTCTTAAATATGATAGAGTCGTTCGTTGTCAGGTGAAAATCATTACTATGGATATGTTTAGCCCTTACTATGACTTGGCTAAACAGCTTTTTCCGTGTGCTAAAATCGTTCTAGATCGTTTCCATATTGTACAACATTTAAGCCGTGCTATGAGTCGTGTGCGTGTCCAAATCATGAATCAGTTTGAACGAAAATCTCATGAATACAAGGCTATCAAGCGATACTGGAAACTCATCCAACAAGATAGTCGGAAACTCAGCGATAAACGTTTTTATCGCCCTACTTTCCGTATGCACTTGACGAATAAAGAGATTCTAGACAAGCTTTTGAGCTATTCAGAAGACTTGAAACACCACTATAATCTCTATCAGCTCTTACTCTTTCACTTTCAGAACAAGGAGCCAGACAAATTTTTCGGACTCATTGAGGACAATCTAAAGCAGGTTCATCCTCTTTTTCAGACTGTCTTTAAAACCTTCCTCAAGTATAAAGAAAAGATTGTCAATGCTCTTCAACTACCCTACTCCAACGCCAAATTGGAGGCCACCAATAATCTCATTAAACTCATCAAACGCAATGCCTTTGGTTTTCGGAACTTTGAAAACTTCAAAAAACGAATTTTCATCGCTCTCAATATCAAAAAAGAAAGGACGAATTTCGTCCTTTCTCGATCTTAG
- a CDS encoding bifunctional riboflavin kinase/FAD synthetase produces MITTVPIKNAKDIAVPDKTVLVLGYFDGIHKGHQKLFEVASKASMKDYIPVVVMTFTESPKLALQPYNPELMLHIVSHEEREHKMKWHGVEALFLLDFSSKFASLTGQEFFDTYVRALKPAIIVAGFDYTFGSDKKTADDLKDYFDGEIIIVPPVEDEKGKISSTRIRQAILDGDVREAGHLLGTPLPSRGMVVHGNARGRTIGYPTANLVLRDRTYMPADGVYVVDVEVQRKRYRGMASVGKNVTFDGEEPRFEVNIFDFSDDIYGETVIVYWLDRVREMVKFDSVEELVDQLQKDEGIARNWKDAE; encoded by the coding sequence ATGATTACAACAGTACCTATAAAAAACGCAAAAGACATCGCAGTACCTGATAAGACAGTTCTTGTATTAGGCTATTTTGACGGTATTCATAAGGGACATCAGAAGCTTTTTGAAGTAGCTAGTAAGGCTTCTATGAAAGATTATATACCAGTTGTCGTGATGACCTTTACAGAGTCCCCTAAGCTTGCTTTGCAACCTTACAACCCAGAATTAATGCTTCATATTGTCAGCCATGAAGAACGAGAACATAAGATGAAATGGCATGGAGTAGAGGCTCTTTTCTTACTTGACTTTAGTAGTAAATTTGCTAGTTTAACGGGTCAAGAGTTCTTTGATACCTATGTTAGAGCATTAAAACCAGCGATTATCGTAGCAGGATTTGATTACACCTTTGGTTCTGATAAGAAAACTGCGGATGATTTGAAGGATTATTTTGATGGAGAAATCATCATTGTTCCTCCTGTTGAAGATGAAAAGGGGAAAATTAGTTCTACTCGTATTCGTCAAGCTATTCTTGATGGAGATGTCAGAGAAGCTGGTCATTTACTTGGCACTCCTCTACCGTCACGTGGAATGGTTGTTCATGGCAATGCTCGTGGACGGACTATCGGTTACCCAACAGCAAACTTAGTTTTAAGAGATCGAACCTATATGCCAGCTGATGGTGTTTACGTAGTCGATGTCGAAGTGCAGCGTAAAAGATATCGTGGAATGGCGAGTGTCGGGAAAAATGTTACTTTCGATGGAGAAGAACCACGTTTTGAAGTCAATATTTTTGATTTTTCAGATGACATTTACGGTGAGACAGTCATTGTCTACTGGCTAGACCGTGTCCGTGAAATGGTCAAATTTGACTCTGTTGAAGAACTGGTAGATCAACTCCAGAAAGATGAAGGAATTGCTCGGAATTGGAAGGATGCTGAGTAG
- a CDS encoding permease, with amino-acid sequence MTAFQQLPSSVLQTGAIFLSIIIEALPFVLIGSIVSGLIEVYITPDKVYHLLPRNRWGRIFFGTFVGMLFPSCECGIVPIINRFLEKKVPSYTAVPFLVTAPVINPIVLFATYSAFGNSFHVALLRALGSILVAVILGIFLGFFWQEPIQKENRFACHEHDFSHLSPAKKVFQVFVQAIDEFFDTGRYLVFGCLFASIIQVYVPTRILTSISATPLFAILLLMLLAFLLSLCSEADAFIGASLLSSFGLAPVLAFLVIGPMLDIKNILMMKNYLKARFISHFITIVTLVVLVYSLLIGVIL; translated from the coding sequence ATGACTGCTTTCCAACAACTCCCATCTAGTGTGCTTCAGACTGGAGCCATTTTTCTCTCCATTATCATTGAAGCCCTCCCTTTCGTGCTGATAGGAAGTATTGTCTCAGGGCTGATTGAAGTCTATATCACACCTGACAAGGTTTATCATCTTCTCCCTCGAAATCGTTGGGGGAGAATCTTTTTTGGGACCTTCGTTGGGATGCTTTTTCCTTCTTGTGAATGTGGAATCGTCCCCATTATCAATCGTTTTCTGGAAAAGAAAGTTCCCAGTTACACGGCTGTTCCCTTTCTTGTGACTGCACCAGTTATCAATCCCATTGTTCTATTTGCGACCTATTCTGCCTTTGGCAACTCCTTTCACGTTGCCTTGTTACGAGCTCTGGGGTCCATTCTTGTAGCTGTGATACTAGGAATTTTTCTGGGATTTTTCTGGCAAGAACCCATTCAAAAAGAAAATCGTTTTGCCTGTCATGAGCATGATTTTTCTCACTTGAGCCCTGCAAAGAAAGTTTTTCAAGTCTTTGTGCAGGCCATTGATGAATTTTTTGATACGGGGCGTTATTTGGTATTTGGCTGTCTCTTTGCCTCTATAATACAGGTCTACGTTCCGACACGCATTTTGACTTCTATCAGTGCGACCCCTCTTTTTGCCATCTTGCTGTTGATGCTTTTGGCCTTTCTTCTTTCACTTTGTAGTGAGGCAGATGCCTTTATCGGTGCTTCTCTTCTCTCGAGTTTCGGTTTGGCACCAGTTCTGGCCTTTCTCGTTATTGGCCCAATGCTAGATATCAAAAATATTCTCATGATGAAAAATTACTTGAAAGCACGATTTATCAGTCACTTCATAACGATTGTAACTCTGGTCGTTTTAGTCTATTCTCTCTTGATTGGAGTCATCCTATGA
- a CDS encoding TIGR03943 family putative permease subunit produces MIRFLVLAGYFELTIYLHLSGKLNQYINMHYSYLAYISMVLSFILAIVQLYIWMKQVKTHSHLNSRLAKVISIALLAIPIVVGLTFPTVSLDSQTVSAKGYHFPLSEGTDQAIQTSEGTTSQYLKPDTSSYFSKTAYEKEMRMAADKYLSKDSIQVTNENYMEVMEAIYDYPDEFEGKTVQFTGFVYNDPSHANSQFLFRFGIIHCIADSGVYGLLTKGNTRQYENNTWITAKGKLVNHYHKELKQNLPTLEIDSFTKVDKPENPYVYRVF; encoded by the coding sequence ATGATTCGATTTTTAGTTTTAGCTGGCTATTTTGAACTGACCATTTATCTCCATCTGTCGGGCAAATTAAACCAGTACATCAACATGCACTATTCCTATCTGGCCTATATTTCCATGGTGCTTTCTTTTATATTGGCTATTGTTCAATTGTATATCTGGATGAAGCAAGTCAAAACCCACAGTCATCTGAATAGCCGATTAGCGAAGGTAATAAGTATTGCTCTTCTGGCAATTCCAATTGTTGTTGGTTTAACTTTCCCAACTGTTAGCTTGGATTCTCAGACCGTATCTGCCAAAGGCTATCATTTCCCCTTATCAGAAGGAACGGATCAAGCCATTCAGACCAGCGAAGGGACGACAAGCCAATATTTGAAACCAGATACCAGTTCTTATTTCTCAAAAACAGCCTATGAAAAGGAAATGAGAATGGCGGCGGATAAATACTTGTCCAAAGATAGCATTCAGGTCACCAACGAAAACTATATGGAAGTCATGGAAGCTATCTACGACTATCCAGATGAGTTTGAGGGTAAGACAGTCCAGTTCACAGGCTTTGTCTATAACGACCCCAGTCATGCCAATAGCCAATTTTTGTTCCGCTTCGGCATTATTCACTGTATCGCAGATTCGGGTGTGTATGGATTGCTGACCAAGGGAAATACCCGTCAGTATGAAAATAATACCTGGATTACAGCCAAAGGAAAACTAGTCAATCACTATCATAAAGAACTCAAACAAAACCTCCCAACCTTGGAAATCGATAGCTTTACCAAAGTCGATAAACCAGAAAATCCCTACGTGTATCGCGTGTTTTAA
- a CDS encoding SPJ_0845 family protein has protein sequence MAVKFTKRDDLDKMFEEFAKLPDLKQVTFTDDKEKKAKAEKKN, from the coding sequence ATGGCTGTAAAATTTACAAAACGAGACGACTTGGACAAAATGTTTGAAGAGTTTGCTAAACTCCCAGATTTGAAGCAGGTCACTTTCACTGATGACAAAGAGAAAAAGGCCAAAGCAGAAAAGAAAAACTAG